In a genomic window of Tripterygium wilfordii isolate XIE 37 chromosome 8, ASM1340144v1, whole genome shotgun sequence:
- the LOC120003718 gene encoding cycloeucalenol cycloisomerase-like, whose translation MGGAEALNPSSSLWLASNPSKRWAELFFLSYTPFWLTLCLGIVVPYKLYESFTELEYLLLGMVSAVPSFVIPLVFCGKADSGICWKDRYWVKASMWIIIFSYVGNYFWTHYFFTVLGASYTFPSWKMNNVPHTTFLLTHVCFLFYHVASNMTLRRLRHAIADLPDKVRWATEAAWILALSYFVAYLETIAISNFPYYEFVDRTSMYKVGCLFYAIYFIVSFPMFLRIDEKPGDLWDLPRVAVDALGAAMLVTIILDLWRIFLRPIVPLKETNQCLQPGLPWFQGHANGT comes from the exons ATGGGAG GTGCGGAAGCTTTGAATCCTTCTTCAAGTTTGTGGCTTGCTTCAAACCCGAGCAAGAGATGGGCGGAGCTTTTCTTCCTTTCCTACACTCCGTTCTGGCTGACGCTGTGTTTGGGGATCGTGGTTCCGTACAAGCTGTATGAG AGTTTTACAGAATTGGAATATTTGCTTCTGGGGATGGTTTCGGCAGTTCCTTCTTTTGTAATTCCTTTGGTATTTTGTGGAAAG GCTGATAGTGGCATCTGTTGGAAGGATCGGTATTGGGTCAAG GCTAGTATGTGGATAATCATTTTTAGCTATGTCGGGAATTATTTCTGGACCCACTACTTCTTTACTGTTCTTGGAGCTTCTTATACCTTTCCGTCATGGAAAATGAATAAC GTACCACACACAACATTCCTTCTCACCCATGTTTGCTTCCTATTCTACCACGTTGCGTCAAACATGACATTACGCAGATTAAGGCATGCAATTGCTGACTTGCCTGATAAAGTTCGGTGGGCTACTGAGGCTGCATGGATTTTAGCTCTGTCATATTTCGTAGCATACCTGGAGACCATAGCTATTTCCAAT TTCCCTTATTATGAATTTGTGGACAGGACATCCATGTACAAAGTTGGGTGTTTGTTTTATGCCATTTACTTCATAGTAAGCTTCCCGATGTTTCTGAG GATTGATGAGAAACCAGGTGATTTGTGGGACTTACCAAGAGTGGCCGTTGATGCTCTGGGTGCTGCGATGCTGGTCACCATAATACTTGATTTATGGCGCATTTTCTTGAGACCCATTGTTCCACTAAAAGAAACAAACCAATGCCTTCAACCTGGCCTTCCATGGTTTCAGGGACATGCTAATGGAACCTGA
- the LOC120004213 gene encoding beta-glucosidase 24-like — protein sequence MGLLQGLIGFLAIASLLASSSVSGLNDEESRISKSDFPIDFTFGVSTSALQIEGSTTEGGRGPSIWDAFVKIPGKIMDGSSLETAIDSYNRYKEDVLLLKLLGVNSYRFSISWTRILPDGTLSGGVNQEGIDHYNGLIDELIKYNITPYATIFHFDFPQALYENSGGLLNSSLVQHFKDYCEICFNSFGDRVKNWITINEPLILAQFGHDLGFAPPGRCSDRSKCPEGDSSTEPYIVGHNLLLAHAHAAKLYKDNFQKNQGGQIGISLVGQYYEPYSDSPEDKAAQKRALDFSLGWYVEPLVFGDYPIIMKELVKDRLPVFTEEEKMLLKGSCDFIGINYYTTRYAKSIPIDPLAPALSYTADKFVNETLYNENGVIIGPKAEPSLYIYIYPEGLQKLLEFMKYTYQDPKIYITENGVTQCGDIPRLQAINDDDRIKFIRQHLYRIAQAIKNGVNVNGYFYWSAFDDFEWVEGYTVRFGLYYVDYKANLLRIPKRSAAWLYKFLRGP from the exons ATGGGGCTTTTACAAGGCCTCATTGGCTTCCTTGCAATTGCTTCTTTGCTTGCTTCTTCTTCGGTTTCCG GTTTAAATGATGAAGAAAGCCGTATAAGTAAATCAGATTTCCCAATCGATTTCACATTTGGGGTTTCTACTTCTGCTCTGCAG ATCGAAGGCTCAACAACAGAGGGAGGAAGAGGACCATCCATTTGGGATGCATTCGTAAAAATTCCAG GAAAAATTATGGATGGAAGTAGCTTGGAAACCGCGATTGATTCTTATAATCGATACAAG GAAGATGTGTTGTTGTTAAAGCTCCTCGGAGTGAATTCTTACAGATTTTCCATTTCCTGGACCAGAATTCTACCCG atgggaCCTTGAGTGGTGGAGTAAACCAGGAAGGGATCGATCATTACAACGGGCTTATTGATGAATTAATCAAATACA ATATCACACCATATGCGACCATATTTCACTTCGACTTTCCACAAGCCCTGTATGAGAATTCCGGTGGCTTGCTGAATAGCTCATTGGT GCAACATTTCAAAGACTATTGTGAAATATGTTTCAATTCATTTGGAGATAGGGTTAAGAACTGGATTACAATAAACGAGCCATTAATTCTAGCTCAATTCGGGCACGATCTAGGGTTTGCACCTCCGGGGAGGTGTTCAGATCGATCGAAATGTCCAGAGGGTGATTCATCAACTGAGCCTTATATTGTGGGACATAACCTTCTACTTGCTCATGCACATGCTGCTAAGCTGTACAAGGACAACTTCCAG AAGAACCAAGGGGGACAAATTGGAATAAGCCTTGTTGGGCAATACTATGAGCCTTACTCGGATTCACCAGAAGATAAAGCTGCACAAAAGAGAGCCTTGGACTTCAGTTTGGGATG gtATGTGGAACCACTGGTTTTTGGTGATTACCCAATCATAATGAAAGAATTAGTGAAGGACAGACTGCCAGTTTTcactgaagaagaaaaaatgttGTTGAAGGGATCTTGTGATTTTATTGGGATCAATTATTACACAACAAGATATGCTAAAAGCATTCCTATAGATCCACTGGCTCCTGCACTCAGCTACACTGCAGATAAATTTGTGAACGAAACAT TATATAACGAGAATGGAGTAATTATTGGTCCAAAG GCTGAACCAAGCCTCTACATTTACATATATCCTGAAGGACTGCAGAAACTATTGGAGTTCATGAAGTATACATACCAAGACCCAAAAATCTACATTACTGAAAATG GGGTTACCCAGTGTGGAGACATTCCACGCCTTCAAGCGATAAATGATGATGATCGGATCAAATTTATTCGGCAGCATTTGTACAGGATTGCTCAAGCAATCAA AAATGGCGTGAACGTGAACGGGTACTTTTACTGGAGTGCATTTGACGACTTTGAATGGGTAGAGGGTTACACAGTGAGATTTGGGCTTTACTATGTTGATTACAAAGCTAATCTATTACGCATACCCAAAAGATCTGCTGCCTGGCTCTATAAATTCCTCCGAGGACCTTAA
- the LOC120003767 gene encoding uncharacterized protein LOC120003767, translating to MDGRGGCCIARYGGGAYDMSKMDRIMLRFRPIAPKPATGSVSNGPSPDQAEISPRSGRGKRRTNQSTSINSKKCNGSVRKRKSSLSQEKMVEVVTLPLLPETPERKDSPARVSSAEILSPMKSHGNAPVWLSFDRSMENHDQKVVLDPTMAMMPQTVRAVGSCVTVECVTDTWVDGNGMGSTDVERSNNMWKDTCPGFISDGMGRVTWTNGAFEKMVGPGNILPVVLVMKEKASLAMMMMTWKAFTCRLRLQYTRGMEKSSLTLPCDVWRMDGGGFAWRLDVKAALSLGR from the coding sequence atgGATGGTAGGGGAGGGTGTTGCATAGCGAGATACGGCGGTGGTGCGTATGACATGTCAAAAATGGACCGGATAATGCTTAGATTCCGGCCTATCGCACCTAAACCGGCCACCGGATCGGTCTCTAATGGCCCAAGCCCGGATCAAGCCGAGATCTCTCCGAGATCTGGGAGAGGTAAGAGGAGAACCAACCAGAGCACCAGTATCAATAGCAAGAAATGTAATGGTAGTGTTAGAAAGAGAAAGTCGTCTTTGAGCCAGGAAAAGATGGTTGAAGTCGTCACTCTACCTCTATTGCCGGAGACTCCAGAACGGAAGGACTCTCCGGCTAGGGTTTCTTCGGCGGAGATCCTTTCACCGATGAAATCACATGGAAACGCGCCTGTTTGGCTGAGTTTCGACAGAAGCATGGAGAATCATGATCAGAAAGTCGTTTTAGATCCGACGATGGCGATGATGCCTCAGACGGTTAGGGCGGTGGGATCATGCGTTACGGTCGAGTGCGTGACGGACACGTGGGTGGACGGGAATGGAATGGGAAGTACAGATGTGGAAAGATCGAATAATATGTGGAAAGACACGTGTCCCGGGTTTATATCAGACGGTATGGGTAGAGTGACGTGGACGAATGGAGCGTTTGAGAAGATGGTGGGACCAGGGAATATACTACCAGTGGTGTTGGTAATGAAAGAGAAGGCGTCGTtggcgatgatgatgatgacgtgGAAGGCGTTCACGTGCAGACTGAGGCTGCAGTACACACGGGGGATGGAGAAGAGCTCGCTTACGCTGCCTTGCGATGTGTGGAGAATGGACGGTGGTGGCTTTGCATGGAGACTGGACGTCAAGGCTGCTCTCAGTTTAGGCCGTTGA